A single genomic interval of Gemmatimonadota bacterium harbors:
- a CDS encoding RNA polymerase sigma factor produces the protein MPTSAIKRLIDWSTRTFRRNRTSVEDDALVSALQAGDTRSLGELYERHWAMLVRFLDRVGCTESEDVVQQLFLQLPKKLQGYAPRGESLDKWLRRAAFNMYRTHRRGVARQRLDDVSMDGMADGASSVSAKITRTDLVEHLLKFLSADDREMLVMDEEGFSTKDIAEAHGMKPGAVRTRLSRARARLRAKEAEVRLLTGME, from the coding sequence ATGCCTACCTCGGCCATCAAGCGCCTCATCGATTGGAGTACCCGGACTTTCCGTCGCAATCGCACCTCGGTGGAAGATGATGCACTGGTGTCTGCCCTACAGGCGGGCGACACGCGGAGCCTGGGCGAGTTGTACGAGCGTCATTGGGCGATGCTGGTGCGCTTCCTTGATCGTGTCGGATGCACGGAGTCCGAGGATGTCGTGCAACAACTCTTCCTCCAGCTCCCCAAGAAGCTGCAGGGGTATGCGCCGCGTGGGGAGAGCCTCGACAAGTGGCTGCGCCGCGCGGCGTTCAACATGTATCGCACCCACCGGCGTGGCGTTGCCCGTCAGCGGCTTGATGATGTCTCGATGGACGGAATGGCGGATGGCGCGTCTTCGGTGAGCGCCAAAATCACCCGCACCGACCTCGTCGAGCACCTGCTCAAGTTCCTCTCTGCCGACGATCGGGAGATGCTGGTGATGGATGAGGAGGGCTTCTCCACGAAAGACATCGCCGAGGCTCACGGGATGAAGCCTGGCGCGGTTAGGACGCGTCTGAGCCGGGCCCGGGCAAGGCTGCGCGCGAAGGAAGCCGAGGTCAGGCTCCTGACTGGGATGGAGTGA
- a CDS encoding protein kinase: MHSPVAGWTCPKCDTTLRLDTPACPADGFTVARGFEPRALTGCLISDKLLLTEFVATGGFAHVYFAHHIETRGARVVKMLRPELAVNKDTVLRFRHEAQIAESLEHPHIVRIYDTGLVQGIPYLVMERIRGDSIRTLVEREGPMSPPRAARLVTQVADALEFAHARHVIHRDLTAANVIVRTTELGTETATVIDFGLAKAIGRGTSHDLTAPNEAVGTPAYMSPEQLGLGQVDARSDVFALAVVATVALFGRLPPLAGHDLPDATSEDPYGIDTLPRPVGLGSDVIPVLKSGLMPAKRERCATPREFADALAVATGCPVDSEDTTHGPRTRWLARAGASLGITFVIAFAAWHTARPPQGNRQVDLPTDLAAILDSAKERAPADATPISPEPVPVELATPDTAASWRSALSDANELRMAMESLTAPKQPADSTAATGFSEQKDKTTDDTGRRTQPPDGSGNALWTSPYDLDRLVVGFRSDGEDNGLALAVAVFIDAAVRANAQARVFRFGDPSARSGRRAWLEEVHHREPDMAREADSVRSTTPAGKRDVILRLAEALLASEGIPLALTPDARKRAVGLLSSW, encoded by the coding sequence ATGCACAGTCCCGTCGCTGGCTGGACCTGCCCCAAGTGCGACACGACCCTGCGCCTGGACACGCCCGCATGTCCCGCCGACGGGTTCACGGTGGCCCGAGGTTTCGAACCGCGGGCACTGACCGGGTGCCTCATCAGCGACAAGCTCCTCCTCACGGAGTTTGTCGCCACTGGTGGCTTCGCGCATGTGTACTTCGCACACCACATCGAGACGAGGGGCGCACGCGTCGTGAAGATGCTGCGCCCAGAGTTGGCGGTCAACAAGGACACGGTCCTTCGCTTCCGGCACGAGGCGCAGATCGCGGAGTCCCTTGAGCATCCCCACATCGTTCGCATCTACGATACGGGCCTGGTACAGGGCATCCCGTACCTGGTCATGGAACGCATCCGGGGCGACTCGATCCGGACGCTGGTCGAGCGCGAGGGCCCCATGTCCCCACCTCGTGCCGCACGACTGGTGACGCAGGTGGCCGACGCACTTGAGTTTGCCCACGCCCGTCACGTGATCCATCGAGACCTAACTGCCGCCAACGTGATAGTGCGGACCACGGAGCTCGGCACGGAGACGGCAACAGTCATCGACTTCGGCCTGGCAAAGGCCATCGGGCGAGGCACCAGCCACGACCTCACCGCACCGAACGAAGCGGTCGGCACGCCAGCCTACATGAGCCCTGAGCAGCTCGGGCTCGGTCAGGTGGACGCGCGGAGCGACGTTTTCGCCCTCGCCGTTGTGGCGACCGTGGCTCTGTTTGGACGGCTCCCTCCGCTTGCCGGCCACGACCTCCCCGACGCGACGAGCGAAGACCCCTACGGAATTGACACACTGCCCCGGCCGGTCGGCCTCGGCTCCGACGTCATTCCGGTACTCAAGAGCGGGCTCATGCCTGCCAAGCGCGAGCGTTGTGCGACGCCGCGCGAGTTTGCCGATGCCCTAGCAGTGGCCACAGGTTGCCCGGTCGACTCAGAGGACACAACGCATGGGCCACGTACCCGATGGCTCGCGCGCGCTGGGGCCAGCCTCGGAATCACCTTCGTCATTGCTTTCGCCGCTTGGCATACCGCGCGTCCACCGCAGGGAAACCGGCAGGTCGACCTTCCGACAGACCTTGCGGCTATCTTGGATAGCGCAAAGGAACGCGCCCCTGCCGACGCCACGCCCATCTCGCCTGAACCTGTTCCTGTTGAGCTGGCCACTCCGGACACGGCCGCATCATGGCGGTCCGCGCTCTCCGACGCGAATGAGCTCCGCATGGCTATGGAGTCACTGACCGCGCCGAAGCAACCGGCGGATTCCACCGCTGCGACCGGGTTCAGCGAACAGAAGGACAAAACCACCGATGACACGGGCAGACGCACCCAGCCCCCTGATGGCTCGGGCAATGCGCTGTGGACATCGCCCTACGACCTCGACCGGCTGGTTGTGGGCTTTCGGTCGGACGGGGAAGACAACGGGCTGGCGCTGGCCGTTGCGGTGTTCATCGACGCCGCCGTACGTGCTAATGCCCAGGCACGAGTGTTCAGGTTCGGCGATCCCTCCGCACGATCTGGTCGCCGGGCCTGGCTCGAGGAAGTGCATCACCGAGAGCCCGACATGGCCCGAGAGGCGGATTCCGTGCGATCGACGACCCCAGCAGGCAAACGCGACGTGATCCTCCGGCTCGCCGAGGCCTTGTTGGCCTCGGAGGGAATCCCGCTCGCCCTGACCCCCGACGCCAGGAAACGGGCGGTCGGCCTGCTGTCCTCCTGGTAA